The Acidianus manzaensis genome has a window encoding:
- the trxA gene encoding thioredoxin, giving the protein MIPFTLSNINFLNYQVKDYHMSVDNDPELNKLLQKKIKEIMKDSKVMQENQKAGEVAHLDSNTFDQFIKSHKVAVVDFWAEWCAPCIMLSPIIEELAKDYPDVGFGKVNSDENQDIAGRYGVMSLPTVLFFKNGEPVDEVIGAVPREEIEMRIKQLIE; this is encoded by the coding sequence ATGATTCCTTTTACTTTATCCAATATAAACTTTTTAAATTACCAAGTAAAAGATTATCATATGAGTGTAGATAATGATCCTGAACTAAATAAGTTATTACAGAAAAAAATTAAAGAGATAATGAAGGATAGTAAAGTTATGCAAGAAAATCAAAAAGCAGGAGAAGTAGCACATTTAGATAGCAATACTTTTGACCAGTTTATTAAATCTCATAAAGTAGCTGTAGTTGATTTTTGGGCTGAGTGGTGCGCTCCATGTATAATGTTATCACCTATTATTGAAGAATTAGCTAAAGATTATCCTGATGTTGGGTTTGGAAAAGTAAACTCTGATGAGAACCAGGACATAGCAGGTAGATATGGTGTAATGAGTTTACCTACAGTATTGTTCTTTAAGAATGGTGAACCAGTAGACGAAGTTATAGGTGCAGTTCCAAGAGAAGAAATAGAAATGAGAATAAAACAACTAATAGAGTGA
- a CDS encoding DUF84 family protein produces MLVSIGSKNKTKIEAVKEALDIINLEAQVIDVEVSSGVSNQPFCKETLIGARNRALNSIKITNADIGIGIEGGLCIENYKMLAYAVVYVIDKYGNENFSKSASFVLPKNVIRHIIQGMELGHAIDIEYSRHDSKHNEGAVGILTKYIDRKKLYVEPVILALYPFYNKEINFE; encoded by the coding sequence ATGTTAGTTAGTATAGGTAGTAAGAACAAGACTAAAATAGAAGCAGTAAAGGAAGCATTAGATATTATTAATTTAGAAGCACAAGTGATAGATGTAGAAGTTTCATCTGGTGTCTCAAATCAACCTTTTTGTAAAGAGACATTAATTGGAGCTAGAAACAGAGCATTAAATTCAATAAAAATAACCAATGCTGATATTGGCATAGGAATAGAGGGAGGATTATGCATAGAAAATTACAAGATGTTAGCATATGCTGTAGTGTATGTTATAGATAAGTATGGAAATGAGAACTTCTCTAAATCTGCATCCTTCGTTTTGCCTAAAAATGTAATTAGACATATTATACAAGGAATGGAATTAGGTCATGCGATAGATATAGAATATTCAAGACATGACTCCAAGCATAATGAAGGAGCTGTAGGAATTTTAACAAAGTATATAGATAGAAAAAAGCTTTATGTTGAACCAGTTATATTAGCATTATATCCTTTCTATAACAAAGAAATTAACTTTGAGTAA